One Hydrogenobaculum sp. 3684 genomic window, ACTCTGGTATAAAAAGAAACGGTATCATCATAATAAACACCGACGAGGAACTTTTGAAACCAGAGGATTATAAGAAGCTTGATTCTATAAACGTAAAAGTTTTAAACTTCCCAGCTACCAAAATAGCTATAGATATAGCAGGCACAGAGCTCTCTACAAATATGGCCATGATAGGTGCTTTGTTTGGTGCTACTCAGATAGTTGGTTTGCCTGCTATAGAAGAGGGTATAAAATCAAGGTTTATGAAAAAGTTTGTAGCCTCTGGTGGTACAGCTTCTTTGGACTCAGCACTAGAAAGAAAGTTTAAGAAAAAATTGGAGCTTATAGAGAAAAACCTAAATACCGCAAGAGAAGCTTTCAACATGGCTTTGGAATGGGCTAAGGAAAACGGTATTAGTCCCATGCTTCCACCTGCTCCAATGAAAAAACAAGAACCTGTTCAAGCTTAACATACCATCCTCCGCCTTTTGGCGGGGGAATCTATATATATATTAAATGTTTGATTTTGCTGTAGTAGGCGCTGGTATAGGTGGTTCTGTTGTATCTTCTATTTTAAATAATTTAGGTTATAATGTGGTTCTTTTTGAGAGACTTGATTATCTTTGTGGATGTGCTGGTACTTTTAAAAGAAAAGGTTATTACTTCAACGCAGGGGCAGCTACTTTCGTTGGATTAGATGGCAATTTGCCGCTTGCAAAATTAAAGCATCTTTTAAATCTTGAATTTCCAGTTAAAAAGATAGATCCAAGTCTTAAAATCTACATCAAAGATAAAATCATCAACAGATATCAAGATAAAGATATGGCTTTTGAGGAAATTCAAAAAGCCTTTTATGATAAAAACAACAAAAAATTTTGGAATACCATTTATACAACATCAGACTTAATATGGCAAATGCTTTACGATTTTTTGCCGCAAGCCTCTAATTTGCCATCTACTAAGCTTATCTTAAAAGCTTTTAAAAATATTGACAAGATTGTTAAAATTGCTCCTAATTTTTTTAAAAATGCAAAAACTTATGCTTTACATACGCTAAATAATTTGGATAAAGACTATGAAAGATTTTTATCATATCATACTCTTATTACTGCTCAAGGTTTTCTTGATGAAGTAAACGTTGGAGTGGCTTCTCTTGGACTTACTTATCCAAACCTGGACAATTATTATGTATTGGGTGGTATGGACAAGGCTTGTGAGGTTTTTGTTAAAAACTTAAAACATGTGTTTAGGAAGACCACCGTTAAAAAAATTAAACATTATGAGGATAAATTTGTTTTGGAAACCACAGCTGGGGAGTTTGAAGCTAAAAACGTAATATTAAACAAAACTATTTTTGATATGTTTGAGCTTTTTGATGATCCATATATAAAGGAATTTTCTTTTAAAAGCCAGAAGACTTTTACTAAAAAATGGGGCACTTTTACCATGTATTTTATGGTAGATGATATATTTGACGAGGGTTTTGAATACCATCACTTTATACTTTTGGACGAAGAGATACCTTTTACAAAAAGTAAATCTATTTTTCTTTCTATATCTGCAAAAGAGGATACGCTTCTTTCCATAGAAAACAAAAGGAGTATAACAATATCTACTCATTCTGAAATAGATTCATGGTTTGATGTGGATAAAGACGAATATAAAAGAAGAAAGAAGCTTGTAGAAGAATTTATCTTGAAAAAGCTTTACGAATATATACCCATTTTTAAAAATGCAAAGCTTTACAATGTAGAATCTGGTACTCCGCTTACTTTTAGGCGCTATACATCGAGGTATATGGGGGCTGTTGGCGGGATTCCCGTTATAAACAAATACTTTTTTAATTATCCAAGACCTATAACCCCTAAAAAAGGTGTATACGTAGTTGGCGATACTGTATTCCCAGGACAGGGCTGGCCAGGAGTGAGCTTAGGTGCTATAAATTTAGCCCAACTTATAGATAAAAACTTTAAAATTTAGATAACCTCAGATATTATTGAGTTTGATATAAGCCAAAACTCTGGTTTTATAAAAACTCTACCATTTTCTTCCGAAAAAAAATCTTTAAGATGATGTGGTATGTTTATCAAAGAGCTATCTACACCTTTTATCGTTCTAAGGCCCATCATTATCTTGTTTTTCTTATGTTCTTCTTCGTTTATGGCTTTTAGACTAAAGTGCTTTTTTAATACTTTTTCTTTGTATAAGTTTATATCTTTTGGGTTTGAAAACATAAACGCTTCCACCTTTGAATGAGCTCCAGCTCCTAAACCAAGATAGTTTTTGTATTCCCAGTAAGCCATGTTGTGCTTTGACTCATAAGCTTTTTTTGCAAAGTTTGATATCTCGTAGTGGATATAGTCCTTTAAAGTTTTTCTTAAAAGCTCATAAAACAAAGCTATGTCATCTTCATGTTTTTGTTCATCTTTTTTTGAGTAAAGGGCTGTACCAGGATAGTATGTGAGCATGTAAAAAGAAATATGAGTAGGTTCAAAAGAAACTGCAGTTTCTATATCTTCTAAAAATTCTTCTTTTGTTTGCTCTGGCATAC contains:
- a CDS encoding 2-oxoacid:acceptor oxidoreductase family protein, which translates into the protein MTIQQPVRKRLNIRMPALGGQGAVTAAHIIATAADYEGYYAVSNPFFGAEKRMAPAESYARIGIEPIYDRGEVVYPDIIMVFHHHVITMGKSYTMPFYSGIKRNGIIIINTDEELLKPEDYKKLDSINVKVLNFPATKIAIDIAGTELSTNMAMIGALFGATQIVGLPAIEEGIKSRFMKKFVASGGTASLDSALERKFKKKLELIEKNLNTAREAFNMALEWAKENGISPMLPPAPMKKQEPVQA
- a CDS encoding NAD(P)/FAD-dependent oxidoreductase encodes the protein MFDFAVVGAGIGGSVVSSILNNLGYNVVLFERLDYLCGCAGTFKRKGYYFNAGAATFVGLDGNLPLAKLKHLLNLEFPVKKIDPSLKIYIKDKIINRYQDKDMAFEEIQKAFYDKNNKKFWNTIYTTSDLIWQMLYDFLPQASNLPSTKLILKAFKNIDKIVKIAPNFFKNAKTYALHTLNNLDKDYERFLSYHTLITAQGFLDEVNVGVASLGLTYPNLDNYYVLGGMDKACEVFVKNLKHVFRKTTVKKIKHYEDKFVLETTAGEFEAKNVILNKTIFDMFELFDDPYIKEFSFKSQKTFTKKWGTFTMYFMVDDIFDEGFEYHHFILLDEEIPFTKSKSIFLSISAKEDTLLSIENKRSITISTHSEIDSWFDVDKDEYKRRKKLVEEFILKKLYEYIPIFKNAKLYNVESGTPLTFRRYTSRYMGAVGGIPVINKYFFNYPRPITPKKGVYVVGDTVFPGQGWPGVSLGAINLAQLIDKNFKI
- the hemW gene encoding radical SAM family heme chaperone HemW, whose amino-acid sequence is MPLVEHLYIHIPYCSSKCHYCDFYSVVEKEEDSYFDILLEELKLYDFDFNIKTVYFGGGTPSIFKPKHYNLFFKKLKNLIDLSKVEEITMELNPKDYEKDDFKELYDIGINRLSFGVQSFNEHHLLWLGRVHKKEDAIKSILYAKEAGFENINLDIIFGMPEQTKEEFLEDIETAVSFEPTHISFYMLTYYPGTALYSKKDEQKHEDDIALFYELLRKTLKDYIHYEISNFAKKAYESKHNMAYWEYKNYLGLGAGAHSKVEAFMFSNPKDINLYKEKVLKKHFSLKAINEEEHKKNKIMMGLRTIKGVDSSLINIPHHLKDFFSEENGRVFIKPEFWLISNSIISEVI